A genomic stretch from Microtus pennsylvanicus isolate mMicPen1 chromosome 9, mMicPen1.hap1, whole genome shotgun sequence includes:
- the Slc5a5 gene encoding sodium/iodide cotransporter isoform X2, producing the protein MEGMEAGPPATFGAWDYGVFAAMLLVSTGIGLWVGLARGGQRSADDFFTGGRQLAAVPVGLSLAASFMSAVQVLGVPAEAARYGLKFLWMCAGQLLNSLLTALVFLPVFYRLGLTSTYQYLELRFSRVVRLCGTLQYLVATMLYTGIVIYAPALILNQVTGLDIWASLLSTGVICTLYTTVGGMKAVVWTDVFQVVVMLSGFWVILARGAMLMGGPWNVLSLAQNLSRINLMDFDPDPRSRYTFWTFVVGGTLVWLSMYGVNQAQVQRYVACRSESKAKLALLVNQLGLFLIVASAAFCGIVMFVFYKDCDPLLTGRISAPDQYMPLLVLDIFEDLPGVPGLFLACAYSGTLSTASTSINAMAAVTVEDLIKPRMPGLAPRKLVLISKGLSLIYGSACLTVAALSSLLGGGVLQGSFTVMGVISGPLLGAFTLGMLLPACNTPGVLSGLAAGLAVSLWVALGATLYPPGEQIMGVLPTSAAGCTNASLLMGPLGAANTSSGVPRPHQAQLPGPWTAVVGPGSADRIRGPKGGRRHSGGQPGEGSGRHPCCDQKALWLPARRRGPPAVPGAGD; encoded by the exons ATGGAGGGGATGGAAGCCGGGCCGCCGGCCACCTTCGGCGCCTGGGACTACGGGGTGTTCGCGGCCATGCTGCTGGTGTCCACGGGCATCGGGCTGTGGGTCGGCCTGGCCCGCGGCGGCCAGCGCAGCGCCGACGACTTCTTCACCGGGGGTCGGCAGCTGGCGGCCGTGCCCGTGGGGCTGTCGCTGGCCGCCAGCTTCATGTCGGCGGTGCAGGTGCTCGGGGTCCCCGCCGAGGCGGCGCGCTATGGTCTCAAGTTCCTGTGGATGTGCGCGGGCCAGCTGCTCAACTCGCTGCTCACCGCGCTGGTCTTCTTGCCGGTTTTCTACCGCCTGGGCCTCACCAGCACCTACCAG TATCTAGAGCTTCGCTTCAGCCGAGTGGTGCGGCTCTGCGGAACGCTGCAGTACCTGGTGGCCACG ATGCTGTACACAGGCATCGTGATCTACGCACCCGCGCTCATCCTGAACCAAG TGACCGGGTTGGATATCTGGGCGTCGCTACTGTCCACCGGAGTAATCTGCACCTTGTACACTACCGTG GGCGGTATGAAGGCTGTGGTCTGGACAGATGTGTTCCAGGTCGTGGTGATGCTCAGCGGCTTCTGGGTGATCCTGGCCCGAGGCGCCATGCTCATGGGAGGCCCCTGGAATGTGCTCAGTCTTGCCCAGAACCTTTCCCGGATCAACCTGATGGA CTTTGACCCAGATCCTCGGAGCCGCTACACCTTCTGGACTTTTGTAGTTGGTGGTACGCTGGTGTGGCTCTCCATGTACGGTGTGAACCAAGCCCAGGTACAGCGCTATGTGGCCTGCCGCTCGGAGAGTAAGGCCAAACT ggcCCTGCTTGTCAACCAGCTGGGCCTCTTTCTGATCGTGGCCAGCGCGGCTTTCTGTGGCATCGTCATGTTCGTCTTCTACAAGGACTGTGACCCCCTCCTCACAGGACGCATCTCTGCACCAGATCAG tacATGCCGCTACTCGTGTTGGACATTTTCGAGGACCTGCCCGGAGTCCCCGGACTCTTCTTGGCCTGTGCCTACAGTGGCACCCTCAG CACGGCATCCACTAGTATTAACGCCATGGCAGCCGTCACGGTGGAAGACCTCATCAAGCCGCGGATGCCTGGCCTGGCACCTCGGAAGCTCGTTCTCATCTCTAAagggctct CCCTCATCTATGGCTCAGCCTGCCTCACGGTGGCTGCTCTGTCCTCGCTGCTGGGAGGTGGTGTCCTCCAG GGCTCCTTCACGGTGATGGGCGTCATCAGTGGGCCTCTGCTAGGTGCCTTCACGCTGGGAATGCTGCTGCCAGCCTGCAACACACCC GGCGTCCTGTCTGGACTGGCTGCAGGCTTGGCTGTATCCCTGTGGGTGGCCTTGGGGGCTACACTGTATCCACCCGGAGAGCAGATCATGGGAGTGCTGCCCACCTCAGCCGCCGGCTGCACCAATGCATCGCTCCTCATGGGCCCACTCGGAGCTGCCAACACCTCCAGTGGGGTCCCTAG GCCCCACCAAGCGCAGCTCCCTGGGCCCTGGACTGCTGTGGTGGGACCTGGCTCGGCAGACCGCATCCGTGGCCCCAAAGGAGGACGCCGCCACTCTGGAGGACAGCCTGGTGAAG GGTCCGGAAGACATCCCTGCTGTGACCAAAAAGCCCTCTGGCTTCCTGCCAGGCGACGAGGCCCACCTGCTGTCCCTGGGGCGGGAGACTAA
- the Slc5a5 gene encoding sodium/iodide cotransporter isoform X3 — translation MEGMEAGPPATFGAWDYGVFAAMLLVSTGIGLWVGLARGGQRSADDFFTGGRQLAAVPVGLSLAASFMSAVQVLGVPAEAARYGLKFLWMCAGQLLNSLLTALVFLPVFYRLGLTSTYQYLELRFSRVVRLCGTLQYLVATMLYTGIVIYAPALILNQVTGLDIWASLLSTGVICTLYTTVGGMKAVVWTDVFQVVVMLSGFWVILARGAMLMGGPWNVLSLAQNLSRINLMDFDPDPRSRYTFWTFVVGGTLVWLSMYGVNQAQVQRYVACRSESKAKLALLVNQLGLFLIVASAAFCGIVMFVFYKDCDPLLTGRISAPDQYMPLLVLDIFEDLPGVPGLFLACAYSGTLSTASTSINAMAAVTVEDLIKPRMPGLAPRKLVLISKGLSLIYGSACLTVAALSSLLGGGVLQGSFTVMGVISGPLLGAFTLGMLLPACNTPLQSRGRPPRARRHFLCHLLSLLRGSGHADHHAVRSSHQLSDRPHQAQLPGPWTAVVGPGSADRIRGPKGGRRHSGGQPGEGSGRHPCCDQKALWLPARRRGPPAVPGAGD, via the exons ATGGAGGGGATGGAAGCCGGGCCGCCGGCCACCTTCGGCGCCTGGGACTACGGGGTGTTCGCGGCCATGCTGCTGGTGTCCACGGGCATCGGGCTGTGGGTCGGCCTGGCCCGCGGCGGCCAGCGCAGCGCCGACGACTTCTTCACCGGGGGTCGGCAGCTGGCGGCCGTGCCCGTGGGGCTGTCGCTGGCCGCCAGCTTCATGTCGGCGGTGCAGGTGCTCGGGGTCCCCGCCGAGGCGGCGCGCTATGGTCTCAAGTTCCTGTGGATGTGCGCGGGCCAGCTGCTCAACTCGCTGCTCACCGCGCTGGTCTTCTTGCCGGTTTTCTACCGCCTGGGCCTCACCAGCACCTACCAG TATCTAGAGCTTCGCTTCAGCCGAGTGGTGCGGCTCTGCGGAACGCTGCAGTACCTGGTGGCCACG ATGCTGTACACAGGCATCGTGATCTACGCACCCGCGCTCATCCTGAACCAAG TGACCGGGTTGGATATCTGGGCGTCGCTACTGTCCACCGGAGTAATCTGCACCTTGTACACTACCGTG GGCGGTATGAAGGCTGTGGTCTGGACAGATGTGTTCCAGGTCGTGGTGATGCTCAGCGGCTTCTGGGTGATCCTGGCCCGAGGCGCCATGCTCATGGGAGGCCCCTGGAATGTGCTCAGTCTTGCCCAGAACCTTTCCCGGATCAACCTGATGGA CTTTGACCCAGATCCTCGGAGCCGCTACACCTTCTGGACTTTTGTAGTTGGTGGTACGCTGGTGTGGCTCTCCATGTACGGTGTGAACCAAGCCCAGGTACAGCGCTATGTGGCCTGCCGCTCGGAGAGTAAGGCCAAACT ggcCCTGCTTGTCAACCAGCTGGGCCTCTTTCTGATCGTGGCCAGCGCGGCTTTCTGTGGCATCGTCATGTTCGTCTTCTACAAGGACTGTGACCCCCTCCTCACAGGACGCATCTCTGCACCAGATCAG tacATGCCGCTACTCGTGTTGGACATTTTCGAGGACCTGCCCGGAGTCCCCGGACTCTTCTTGGCCTGTGCCTACAGTGGCACCCTCAG CACGGCATCCACTAGTATTAACGCCATGGCAGCCGTCACGGTGGAAGACCTCATCAAGCCGCGGATGCCTGGCCTGGCACCTCGGAAGCTCGTTCTCATCTCTAAagggctct CCCTCATCTATGGCTCAGCCTGCCTCACGGTGGCTGCTCTGTCCTCGCTGCTGGGAGGTGGTGTCCTCCAG GGCTCCTTCACGGTGATGGGCGTCATCAGTGGGCCTCTGCTAGGTGCCTTCACGCTGGGAATGCTGCTGCCAGCCTGCAACACACCC CTCCAGAGTAGAGGCAGACCGCCCCGCGCTCGCCGACACTTTCTATGCCATCTCCTATCTCTACTACGGGGCTCTGGGCACGCTGACCACCATGCTGTGCGGAGTTCTCATCAGCTATCTGACAG GCCCCACCAAGCGCAGCTCCCTGGGCCCTGGACTGCTGTGGTGGGACCTGGCTCGGCAGACCGCATCCGTGGCCCCAAAGGAGGACGCCGCCACTCTGGAGGACAGCCTGGTGAAG GGTCCGGAAGACATCCCTGCTGTGACCAAAAAGCCCTCTGGCTTCCTGCCAGGCGACGAGGCCCACCTGCTGTCCCTGGGGCGGGAGACTAA
- the Slc5a5 gene encoding sodium/iodide cotransporter isoform X5 — MEGMEAGPPATFGAWDYGVFAAMLLVSTGIGLWVGLARGGQRSADDFFTGGRQLAAVPVGLSLAASFMSAVQVLGVPAEAARYGLKFLWMCAGQLLNSLLTALVFLPVFYRLGLTSTYQYLELRFSRVVRLCGTLQYLVATMLYTGIVIYAPALILNQVTGLDIWASLLSTGVICTLYTTVGGMKAVVWTDVFQVVVMLSGFWVILARGAMLMGGPWNVLSLAQNLSRINLMDFDPDPRSRYTFWTFVVGGTLVWLSMYGVNQAQVQRYVACRSESKAKLALLVNQLGLFLIVASAAFCGIVMFVFYKDCDPLLTGRISAPDQYMPLLVLDIFEDLPGVPGLFLACAYSGTLSTASTSINAMAAVTVEDLIKPRMPGLAPRKLVLISKGLSLIYGSACLTVAALSSLLGGGVLQLQSRGRPPRARRHFLCHLLSLLRGSGHADHHAVRSSHQLSDRPHQAQLPGPWTAVVGPGSADRIRGPKGGRRHSGGQPGEGSGRHPCCDQKALWLPARRRGPPAVPGAGD; from the exons ATGGAGGGGATGGAAGCCGGGCCGCCGGCCACCTTCGGCGCCTGGGACTACGGGGTGTTCGCGGCCATGCTGCTGGTGTCCACGGGCATCGGGCTGTGGGTCGGCCTGGCCCGCGGCGGCCAGCGCAGCGCCGACGACTTCTTCACCGGGGGTCGGCAGCTGGCGGCCGTGCCCGTGGGGCTGTCGCTGGCCGCCAGCTTCATGTCGGCGGTGCAGGTGCTCGGGGTCCCCGCCGAGGCGGCGCGCTATGGTCTCAAGTTCCTGTGGATGTGCGCGGGCCAGCTGCTCAACTCGCTGCTCACCGCGCTGGTCTTCTTGCCGGTTTTCTACCGCCTGGGCCTCACCAGCACCTACCAG TATCTAGAGCTTCGCTTCAGCCGAGTGGTGCGGCTCTGCGGAACGCTGCAGTACCTGGTGGCCACG ATGCTGTACACAGGCATCGTGATCTACGCACCCGCGCTCATCCTGAACCAAG TGACCGGGTTGGATATCTGGGCGTCGCTACTGTCCACCGGAGTAATCTGCACCTTGTACACTACCGTG GGCGGTATGAAGGCTGTGGTCTGGACAGATGTGTTCCAGGTCGTGGTGATGCTCAGCGGCTTCTGGGTGATCCTGGCCCGAGGCGCCATGCTCATGGGAGGCCCCTGGAATGTGCTCAGTCTTGCCCAGAACCTTTCCCGGATCAACCTGATGGA CTTTGACCCAGATCCTCGGAGCCGCTACACCTTCTGGACTTTTGTAGTTGGTGGTACGCTGGTGTGGCTCTCCATGTACGGTGTGAACCAAGCCCAGGTACAGCGCTATGTGGCCTGCCGCTCGGAGAGTAAGGCCAAACT ggcCCTGCTTGTCAACCAGCTGGGCCTCTTTCTGATCGTGGCCAGCGCGGCTTTCTGTGGCATCGTCATGTTCGTCTTCTACAAGGACTGTGACCCCCTCCTCACAGGACGCATCTCTGCACCAGATCAG tacATGCCGCTACTCGTGTTGGACATTTTCGAGGACCTGCCCGGAGTCCCCGGACTCTTCTTGGCCTGTGCCTACAGTGGCACCCTCAG CACGGCATCCACTAGTATTAACGCCATGGCAGCCGTCACGGTGGAAGACCTCATCAAGCCGCGGATGCCTGGCCTGGCACCTCGGAAGCTCGTTCTCATCTCTAAagggctct CCCTCATCTATGGCTCAGCCTGCCTCACGGTGGCTGCTCTGTCCTCGCTGCTGGGAGGTGGTGTCCTCCAG CTCCAGAGTAGAGGCAGACCGCCCCGCGCTCGCCGACACTTTCTATGCCATCTCCTATCTCTACTACGGGGCTCTGGGCACGCTGACCACCATGCTGTGCGGAGTTCTCATCAGCTATCTGACAG GCCCCACCAAGCGCAGCTCCCTGGGCCCTGGACTGCTGTGGTGGGACCTGGCTCGGCAGACCGCATCCGTGGCCCCAAAGGAGGACGCCGCCACTCTGGAGGACAGCCTGGTGAAG GGTCCGGAAGACATCCCTGCTGTGACCAAAAAGCCCTCTGGCTTCCTGCCAGGCGACGAGGCCCACCTGCTGTCCCTGGGGCGGGAGACTAA
- the Slc5a5 gene encoding sodium/iodide cotransporter isoform X4: MEGMEAGPPATFGAWDYGVFAAMLLVSTGIGLWVGLARGGQRSADDFFTGGRQLAAVPVGLSLAASFMSAVQVLGVPAEAARYGLKFLWMCAGQLLNSLLTALVFLPVFYRLGLTSTYQYLELRFSRVVRLCGTLQYLVATMLYTGIVIYAPALILNQVTGLDIWASLLSTGVICTLYTTVGGMKAVVWTDVFQVVVMLSGFWVILARGAMLMGGPWNVLSLAQNLSRINLMDFDPDPRSRYTFWTFVVGGTLVWLSMYGVNQAQVQRYVACRSESKAKLALLVNQLGLFLIVASAAFCGIVMFVFYKDCDPLLTGRISAPDQYMPLLVLDIFEDLPGVPGLFLACAYSGTLSTASTSINAMAAVTVEDLIKPRMPGLAPRKLVLISKGLCEFEGPECGAKVVPHTDCAIPPPQPSSMAQPASRWLLCPRCWEVVSSSSRVEADRPALADTFYAISYLYYGALGTLTTMLCGVLISYLTGPTKRSSLGPGLLWWDLARQTASVAPKEDAATLEDSLVKGPEDIPAVTKKPSGFLPGDEAHLLSLGRETNL; encoded by the exons ATGGAGGGGATGGAAGCCGGGCCGCCGGCCACCTTCGGCGCCTGGGACTACGGGGTGTTCGCGGCCATGCTGCTGGTGTCCACGGGCATCGGGCTGTGGGTCGGCCTGGCCCGCGGCGGCCAGCGCAGCGCCGACGACTTCTTCACCGGGGGTCGGCAGCTGGCGGCCGTGCCCGTGGGGCTGTCGCTGGCCGCCAGCTTCATGTCGGCGGTGCAGGTGCTCGGGGTCCCCGCCGAGGCGGCGCGCTATGGTCTCAAGTTCCTGTGGATGTGCGCGGGCCAGCTGCTCAACTCGCTGCTCACCGCGCTGGTCTTCTTGCCGGTTTTCTACCGCCTGGGCCTCACCAGCACCTACCAG TATCTAGAGCTTCGCTTCAGCCGAGTGGTGCGGCTCTGCGGAACGCTGCAGTACCTGGTGGCCACG ATGCTGTACACAGGCATCGTGATCTACGCACCCGCGCTCATCCTGAACCAAG TGACCGGGTTGGATATCTGGGCGTCGCTACTGTCCACCGGAGTAATCTGCACCTTGTACACTACCGTG GGCGGTATGAAGGCTGTGGTCTGGACAGATGTGTTCCAGGTCGTGGTGATGCTCAGCGGCTTCTGGGTGATCCTGGCCCGAGGCGCCATGCTCATGGGAGGCCCCTGGAATGTGCTCAGTCTTGCCCAGAACCTTTCCCGGATCAACCTGATGGA CTTTGACCCAGATCCTCGGAGCCGCTACACCTTCTGGACTTTTGTAGTTGGTGGTACGCTGGTGTGGCTCTCCATGTACGGTGTGAACCAAGCCCAGGTACAGCGCTATGTGGCCTGCCGCTCGGAGAGTAAGGCCAAACT ggcCCTGCTTGTCAACCAGCTGGGCCTCTTTCTGATCGTGGCCAGCGCGGCTTTCTGTGGCATCGTCATGTTCGTCTTCTACAAGGACTGTGACCCCCTCCTCACAGGACGCATCTCTGCACCAGATCAG tacATGCCGCTACTCGTGTTGGACATTTTCGAGGACCTGCCCGGAGTCCCCGGACTCTTCTTGGCCTGTGCCTACAGTGGCACCCTCAG CACGGCATCCACTAGTATTAACGCCATGGCAGCCGTCACGGTGGAAGACCTCATCAAGCCGCGGATGCCTGGCCTGGCACCTCGGAAGCTCGTTCTCATCTCTAAagggctctgtgagtttgagggacCAGAGTGTGGGGCCAAGGTGGTACCCCACACTGACTGCGCCATTCCACCCCCACAGCCCTCATCTATGGCTCAGCCTGCCTCACGGTGGCTGCTCTGTCCTCGCTGCTGGGAGGTGGTGTCCTCCAG CTCCAGAGTAGAGGCAGACCGCCCCGCGCTCGCCGACACTTTCTATGCCATCTCCTATCTCTACTACGGGGCTCTGGGCACGCTGACCACCATGCTGTGCGGAGTTCTCATCAGCTATCTGACAG GCCCCACCAAGCGCAGCTCCCTGGGCCCTGGACTGCTGTGGTGGGACCTGGCTCGGCAGACCGCATCCGTGGCCCCAAAGGAGGACGCCGCCACTCTGGAGGACAGCCTGGTGAAG GGTCCGGAAGACATCCCTGCTGTGACCAAAAAGCCCTCTGGCTTCCTGCCAGGCGACGAGGCCCACCTGCTGTCCCTGGGGCGGGAGACTAACCTCTGA
- the Slc5a5 gene encoding sodium/iodide cotransporter isoform X1 produces MEGMEAGPPATFGAWDYGVFAAMLLVSTGIGLWVGLARGGQRSADDFFTGGRQLAAVPVGLSLAASFMSAVQVLGVPAEAARYGLKFLWMCAGQLLNSLLTALVFLPVFYRLGLTSTYQYLELRFSRVVRLCGTLQYLVATMLYTGIVIYAPALILNQVTGLDIWASLLSTGVICTLYTTVGGMKAVVWTDVFQVVVMLSGFWVILARGAMLMGGPWNVLSLAQNLSRINLMDFDPDPRSRYTFWTFVVGGTLVWLSMYGVNQAQVQRYVACRSESKAKLALLVNQLGLFLIVASAAFCGIVMFVFYKDCDPLLTGRISAPDQYMPLLVLDIFEDLPGVPGLFLACAYSGTLSTASTSINAMAAVTVEDLIKPRMPGLAPRKLVLISKGLSLIYGSACLTVAALSSLLGGGVLQGSFTVMGVISGPLLGAFTLGMLLPACNTPGVLSGLAAGLAVSLWVALGATLYPPGEQIMGVLPTSAAGCTNASLLMGPLGAANTSSGVPSSRVEADRPALADTFYAISYLYYGALGTLTTMLCGVLISYLTGPTKRSSLGPGLLWWDLARQTASVAPKEDAATLEDSLVKGPEDIPAVTKKPSGFLPGDEAHLLSLGRETNL; encoded by the exons ATGGAGGGGATGGAAGCCGGGCCGCCGGCCACCTTCGGCGCCTGGGACTACGGGGTGTTCGCGGCCATGCTGCTGGTGTCCACGGGCATCGGGCTGTGGGTCGGCCTGGCCCGCGGCGGCCAGCGCAGCGCCGACGACTTCTTCACCGGGGGTCGGCAGCTGGCGGCCGTGCCCGTGGGGCTGTCGCTGGCCGCCAGCTTCATGTCGGCGGTGCAGGTGCTCGGGGTCCCCGCCGAGGCGGCGCGCTATGGTCTCAAGTTCCTGTGGATGTGCGCGGGCCAGCTGCTCAACTCGCTGCTCACCGCGCTGGTCTTCTTGCCGGTTTTCTACCGCCTGGGCCTCACCAGCACCTACCAG TATCTAGAGCTTCGCTTCAGCCGAGTGGTGCGGCTCTGCGGAACGCTGCAGTACCTGGTGGCCACG ATGCTGTACACAGGCATCGTGATCTACGCACCCGCGCTCATCCTGAACCAAG TGACCGGGTTGGATATCTGGGCGTCGCTACTGTCCACCGGAGTAATCTGCACCTTGTACACTACCGTG GGCGGTATGAAGGCTGTGGTCTGGACAGATGTGTTCCAGGTCGTGGTGATGCTCAGCGGCTTCTGGGTGATCCTGGCCCGAGGCGCCATGCTCATGGGAGGCCCCTGGAATGTGCTCAGTCTTGCCCAGAACCTTTCCCGGATCAACCTGATGGA CTTTGACCCAGATCCTCGGAGCCGCTACACCTTCTGGACTTTTGTAGTTGGTGGTACGCTGGTGTGGCTCTCCATGTACGGTGTGAACCAAGCCCAGGTACAGCGCTATGTGGCCTGCCGCTCGGAGAGTAAGGCCAAACT ggcCCTGCTTGTCAACCAGCTGGGCCTCTTTCTGATCGTGGCCAGCGCGGCTTTCTGTGGCATCGTCATGTTCGTCTTCTACAAGGACTGTGACCCCCTCCTCACAGGACGCATCTCTGCACCAGATCAG tacATGCCGCTACTCGTGTTGGACATTTTCGAGGACCTGCCCGGAGTCCCCGGACTCTTCTTGGCCTGTGCCTACAGTGGCACCCTCAG CACGGCATCCACTAGTATTAACGCCATGGCAGCCGTCACGGTGGAAGACCTCATCAAGCCGCGGATGCCTGGCCTGGCACCTCGGAAGCTCGTTCTCATCTCTAAagggctct CCCTCATCTATGGCTCAGCCTGCCTCACGGTGGCTGCTCTGTCCTCGCTGCTGGGAGGTGGTGTCCTCCAG GGCTCCTTCACGGTGATGGGCGTCATCAGTGGGCCTCTGCTAGGTGCCTTCACGCTGGGAATGCTGCTGCCAGCCTGCAACACACCC GGCGTCCTGTCTGGACTGGCTGCAGGCTTGGCTGTATCCCTGTGGGTGGCCTTGGGGGCTACACTGTATCCACCCGGAGAGCAGATCATGGGAGTGCTGCCCACCTCAGCCGCCGGCTGCACCAATGCATCGCTCCTCATGGGCCCACTCGGAGCTGCCAACACCTCCAGTGGGGTCCCTAG CTCCAGAGTAGAGGCAGACCGCCCCGCGCTCGCCGACACTTTCTATGCCATCTCCTATCTCTACTACGGGGCTCTGGGCACGCTGACCACCATGCTGTGCGGAGTTCTCATCAGCTATCTGACAG GCCCCACCAAGCGCAGCTCCCTGGGCCCTGGACTGCTGTGGTGGGACCTGGCTCGGCAGACCGCATCCGTGGCCCCAAAGGAGGACGCCGCCACTCTGGAGGACAGCCTGGTGAAG GGTCCGGAAGACATCCCTGCTGTGACCAAAAAGCCCTCTGGCTTCCTGCCAGGCGACGAGGCCCACCTGCTGTCCCTGGGGCGGGAGACTAACCTCTGA